One window of Amaranthus tricolor cultivar Red isolate AtriRed21 chromosome 13, ASM2621246v1, whole genome shotgun sequence genomic DNA carries:
- the LOC130797974 gene encoding putative disease resistance protein RGA3 isoform X1 has product MGVILENGVGGLIGNAAFAVVTLVLSRIKHEIELARHHKQDLEELGKQLNELNELLKGSAKSLQPKNKLLIAWLNKVNNAAYDADNLLDDCSYESFKHGSRTRKRDKSKSVFSKPFHSHVNSHRVKNLTNIIKTIYADAKNLGVVLIDVAAGHSYDSGSSSEIQGKTLQDRREWVDNQGLVGRNQDITRLAELLCDSNNNCKDPTVIGIVGLPGLGKTALGKRVVKAKEVKSHFKSIFWLVASHSYDLTDILRKMAEQLDENVSNMSSHAIVKKLGDKLKGKRYLIVLDDVWATFDWETFKCTLEDIGGSKGTTVLMTSRDKNVLANMDIKCHASNDQYVHKAIMHQLKELNEDDSWCLFEKRLGSDNLASNSEKLHLGKRMVNKCGGIPLAIRELGDKLCNKNVEEWRDIVKNEEWNKEEYGILPSLKLSYIYLPNMALKKCFSYCAVFGEDEEIQKEKLIQLWMGQGFLQPYDNMERVGDEYVNILLNTSLFQEPKLDLLGNVISFKIHDLVLSLVRVVSGECCNLKEKTEVNVSSSTDFRHLSCSFSLTTKLSTAKFCENLRTYYNYCPHFLKQEFASLKLFLKHSKCLRVLSLQRLGLEDLPKSVGDLKHLRYLDISQNCFQSLPVVITKLYHLQVLRIDYNANCQLYCSLRQFEVRFLKNLRHISAKAVDIGILEGMRHLTALQTLSTINLQLGWGGKVIELRELKNLRGTLGIKGLESMITEEEAISLNLGNKLNVDRLFLEWSDKLNANSHHNQILQHLKPHENLSMLDVAHYNGTKFPEWLMKMTIAGGSHRLSKLVSLTLRHCLHAEGELNLENLSSVRFLSLNSCSRLTISLPSNGFRCCSLLESLKLTSCCKIGELGDMSPLIRLQYLEIRDCDRASYELKGLASLPCLKEVITDRLLPQGLGRRSPLCKALQTLYLSTQAAGNRLPIQLQYLVALKELHINDFQSLEILPDWLGKLTSLSSLTLVCLPKLKQMPSPRAIQCLSNLQVLRFWKCPLLEEQINLKHGEWFKIKHIPLSSFESN; this is encoded by the exons ATGGGCGTAATATTAGAAAACGGAGTGGGAGGACTTATTGGAAATGCAGCTTTTGCAGTAGTTACCCTGGTGCTCTCACGCATCAAACACGAAATTGAACTTGCTAGGCATCATAAGCAAGATTTGGAGGAGCTTGGAAAACAGCTCAATGAGCTAAATGAGCTGTTGAAAGGTTCTGCTAAATCCTTACAACCAAAAAACAAGCTGCTGATTGCTTGGCTCAACAAGGTGAATAATGCAGCCTATGATGCGGACAATTTACTAGATGATTGTTCATATGAATCTTTCAAGCATGGAAGTAGAACAAGAAAGAGGGATAAAAGCAAAAGTGTTTTTTCTAAGCCTTTCCACTCCCATGTTAACTCTCATAGAGTAAAGAACttaacaaatataattaaaaccATCTATGCGGATGCTAAGAACCTAGGCGTTGTACTCATCGATGTAGCTGCTGGCCACAGTTATGATAGTGGATCAAGTTCCGAGATTCAAGGTAAGACGTTGCAGGATCGCCGAGAATGGGTGGATAACCAAGGCCTTGTTGGGCGGAATCAAGACATTACTCGGCTTGCTGAGTTGTTATGTGATTCGAACAACAATTGTAAAGATCCAACTGTTATTGGAATTGTTGGCTTGCCAG GTCTTGGGAAGACAGCGTTGGGAAAACGAGTTGTTAAAGCAAAAGAAGTGAAAAGCCACTTCAAGTCTATATTTTGGCTTGTAGCCTCACATAGCTATGATTTAACGGATATTCTGAGAAAAATGGCTGAACAGCTTGATGAAAATGTCTCAAACATGTCAAGTCATGCAATTGTAAAAAAGCTTGGCGACAAGCTGAAAGGAAAGAGGTACTTAATTGTGCTAGATGATGTATGGGCTACATTTGACTGGGAAACCTTTAAATGCACATTAGAAGACATTGGTGGATCCAAGGGTACTACCGTTTTGATGACTTCGCGAGACAAAAATGTGTTGGCGAATATGGACATAAAGTGTCATGCAAGTAACGACCAGTACGTTCACAAGGCCATTATGCATCAATTAAAGGAGCTGAATGAAGATGACAGCTGGTGTCTCTTCGAGAAAAGACTCGGTAGTGACAATCTTGCTTCgaacagtgaaaaactacatcTTGGAAAGAGGATGGTAAACAAATGTGGTGGCATTCCTCTTGCCATAAGAGAACTAGGAGACAAGCTGTGTAACAAAAATGTAGAGGAATGGAGAGACATcgtgaagaatgaagaatggaACAAAGAAGAGTATGGAATTCTACCATCCTTAAAATTAAGTTACATTTACTTGCCAAACATGGCTTTGAAAAAATGCTTTTCATACTGTGCCGTATTTGGAGAAGACGAGGAGATCCAGAAGGAGAAATTGATTCAGTTGTGGATGGGGCAGGGGTTCTTGCAACCATATGACAACATGGAGCGTGTTGGGGATGAGTATGTTAATATTCTGTTAAATACCTCCCTTTTCCAGGAGCCAAAATTGGATCTTCTTGGGAATGTGATAAGCTTTAAGATACATGATCTTGTATTATCTCTTGTGCGTGTTGTTTCAGGAGAGTGCTGCAATTTGAAAGAGAAGACGGAGGTCAATGTGTCTTCATCGACTGATTTTCGACACCTTTCATGTTCTTTCTCATTGACTACAAAGCTCTCCACTGCCAAGTTTTGTGAGAATTTGCGAACTTATTACAACTACTGCCCTCATTTCCTTAAGCAGGAGTTTGCAAGTTTAAAGTTATTTCTGAAGCATTCTAAATGTTTAAGGGTGTTGTCTTTGCAACGTCTTGGCCTCGAAGACTTACCCAAATCTGTTGGTGATTTGAAACATTTGAGATACCTTGACATCTCTCAGAATTGCTTCCAGTCACTTCCAGTTGTGATCACTAAACTGTACCATTTGCAGGTATTGAGGATTGATTACAATGCTAATTGTCAATTATACTGTTCTCTTCGTCAGTTTGAAGTTCGATTCTTAAAAAATCTTAGGCACATTAGTGCTAAAGCTGTTGACATTGGTATATTAGAAGGCATGAGGCATTTGACTGCACTACAAACTTTATCTACTATTAATCTGCAATTGGGGTGGGGGGGGAAGGTGATCGAGCTACGTGAGTTGAAGAACTTGAGAGGCACATTGGGAATAAAAGGACTCGAGAGTATGATCACTGAAGAAGAAGCCATAAGCCTaaatttgggaaataagttAAATGTTGATAGATTATTCTTAGAATGGTCTGACAAATTGAACGCAAATAGCCACCACAATCAAATCTTACAACACTTGAAACCCCATGAGAATTTGTCAATGCTTGATGTAGCTCATTATAATGGCACAAAATTTCCCGAATGGCTCATGAAAATGACAATCGCTGGAGGTTCTCATCGACTTTCCAAACTAGTCTCCCTCACATTACGACACTGTCTCCATGCTGAGGGAGAACTCAACCTGGAAAACCTCAGTTCTGTTCGTTTCTTGTCGTTAAACTCCTGTTCCCGCCTGACTATTTCATTGCCAAGTAATGGGTTCCGTTGCTGCAGTTTACTTGAATCTCTGAAGCTGACCTCTTGTTGTAAAATTGGAGAACTTGGGGATATGTCGCCATTAATTCGGCTTCAATACCTGGAAATTAGAGACTGTGACAGGGCTTCATATGAACTAAAGGGATTAGCCAGTCTTCCTTGTTTAAAGGAAGTTATTACTGACAGATTGTTACCTCAAGGCTTGGGAAGACGCAGTCCACTTTGCAAGGCACTTCAGACATTATACTTGTCGACACAGGCAGCAGGAAACCGTCTTCCCATTCAGCTTCAATATTTAGTGGCACTGAAAGAACTGCATATCAATGATTTTCAAAGTCTGGAGATATTACCTGATTGGCTTGGGAAGTTGACATCTCTTTCTTCACTCACCCTTGTTTGCTTGCCAAAGTTGAAGCAAATGCCTTCGCCACGTGCAATCCAATGTCTctccaatttgcaagttttacgTTTCTGGAAATGCCCTCTTTTAGAGGAACAAATTAACCTAAAACATGGAGAATGGTTCAAAATTAAGCATATCCCTTTATCCTCTTTTGAGTCCAACTAA
- the LOC130797974 gene encoding putative disease resistance protein RGA3 isoform X2, with amino-acid sequence MSDIHYPQGASLGKTALGKRVVKAKEVKSHFKSIFWLVASHSYDLTDILRKMAEQLDENVSNMSSHAIVKKLGDKLKGKRYLIVLDDVWATFDWETFKCTLEDIGGSKGTTVLMTSRDKNVLANMDIKCHASNDQYVHKAIMHQLKELNEDDSWCLFEKRLGSDNLASNSEKLHLGKRMVNKCGGIPLAIRELGDKLCNKNVEEWRDIVKNEEWNKEEYGILPSLKLSYIYLPNMALKKCFSYCAVFGEDEEIQKEKLIQLWMGQGFLQPYDNMERVGDEYVNILLNTSLFQEPKLDLLGNVISFKIHDLVLSLVRVVSGECCNLKEKTEVNVSSSTDFRHLSCSFSLTTKLSTAKFCENLRTYYNYCPHFLKQEFASLKLFLKHSKCLRVLSLQRLGLEDLPKSVGDLKHLRYLDISQNCFQSLPVVITKLYHLQVLRIDYNANCQLYCSLRQFEVRFLKNLRHISAKAVDIGILEGMRHLTALQTLSTINLQLGWGGKVIELRELKNLRGTLGIKGLESMITEEEAISLNLGNKLNVDRLFLEWSDKLNANSHHNQILQHLKPHENLSMLDVAHYNGTKFPEWLMKMTIAGGSHRLSKLVSLTLRHCLHAEGELNLENLSSVRFLSLNSCSRLTISLPSNGFRCCSLLESLKLTSCCKIGELGDMSPLIRLQYLEIRDCDRASYELKGLASLPCLKEVITDRLLPQGLGRRSPLCKALQTLYLSTQAAGNRLPIQLQYLVALKELHINDFQSLEILPDWLGKLTSLSSLTLVCLPKLKQMPSPRAIQCLSNLQVLRFWKCPLLEEQINLKHGEWFKIKHIPLSSFESN; translated from the exons ATGTCAGACATACACTATCCACAAGGTGCAA GTCTTGGGAAGACAGCGTTGGGAAAACGAGTTGTTAAAGCAAAAGAAGTGAAAAGCCACTTCAAGTCTATATTTTGGCTTGTAGCCTCACATAGCTATGATTTAACGGATATTCTGAGAAAAATGGCTGAACAGCTTGATGAAAATGTCTCAAACATGTCAAGTCATGCAATTGTAAAAAAGCTTGGCGACAAGCTGAAAGGAAAGAGGTACTTAATTGTGCTAGATGATGTATGGGCTACATTTGACTGGGAAACCTTTAAATGCACATTAGAAGACATTGGTGGATCCAAGGGTACTACCGTTTTGATGACTTCGCGAGACAAAAATGTGTTGGCGAATATGGACATAAAGTGTCATGCAAGTAACGACCAGTACGTTCACAAGGCCATTATGCATCAATTAAAGGAGCTGAATGAAGATGACAGCTGGTGTCTCTTCGAGAAAAGACTCGGTAGTGACAATCTTGCTTCgaacagtgaaaaactacatcTTGGAAAGAGGATGGTAAACAAATGTGGTGGCATTCCTCTTGCCATAAGAGAACTAGGAGACAAGCTGTGTAACAAAAATGTAGAGGAATGGAGAGACATcgtgaagaatgaagaatggaACAAAGAAGAGTATGGAATTCTACCATCCTTAAAATTAAGTTACATTTACTTGCCAAACATGGCTTTGAAAAAATGCTTTTCATACTGTGCCGTATTTGGAGAAGACGAGGAGATCCAGAAGGAGAAATTGATTCAGTTGTGGATGGGGCAGGGGTTCTTGCAACCATATGACAACATGGAGCGTGTTGGGGATGAGTATGTTAATATTCTGTTAAATACCTCCCTTTTCCAGGAGCCAAAATTGGATCTTCTTGGGAATGTGATAAGCTTTAAGATACATGATCTTGTATTATCTCTTGTGCGTGTTGTTTCAGGAGAGTGCTGCAATTTGAAAGAGAAGACGGAGGTCAATGTGTCTTCATCGACTGATTTTCGACACCTTTCATGTTCTTTCTCATTGACTACAAAGCTCTCCACTGCCAAGTTTTGTGAGAATTTGCGAACTTATTACAACTACTGCCCTCATTTCCTTAAGCAGGAGTTTGCAAGTTTAAAGTTATTTCTGAAGCATTCTAAATGTTTAAGGGTGTTGTCTTTGCAACGTCTTGGCCTCGAAGACTTACCCAAATCTGTTGGTGATTTGAAACATTTGAGATACCTTGACATCTCTCAGAATTGCTTCCAGTCACTTCCAGTTGTGATCACTAAACTGTACCATTTGCAGGTATTGAGGATTGATTACAATGCTAATTGTCAATTATACTGTTCTCTTCGTCAGTTTGAAGTTCGATTCTTAAAAAATCTTAGGCACATTAGTGCTAAAGCTGTTGACATTGGTATATTAGAAGGCATGAGGCATTTGACTGCACTACAAACTTTATCTACTATTAATCTGCAATTGGGGTGGGGGGGGAAGGTGATCGAGCTACGTGAGTTGAAGAACTTGAGAGGCACATTGGGAATAAAAGGACTCGAGAGTATGATCACTGAAGAAGAAGCCATAAGCCTaaatttgggaaataagttAAATGTTGATAGATTATTCTTAGAATGGTCTGACAAATTGAACGCAAATAGCCACCACAATCAAATCTTACAACACTTGAAACCCCATGAGAATTTGTCAATGCTTGATGTAGCTCATTATAATGGCACAAAATTTCCCGAATGGCTCATGAAAATGACAATCGCTGGAGGTTCTCATCGACTTTCCAAACTAGTCTCCCTCACATTACGACACTGTCTCCATGCTGAGGGAGAACTCAACCTGGAAAACCTCAGTTCTGTTCGTTTCTTGTCGTTAAACTCCTGTTCCCGCCTGACTATTTCATTGCCAAGTAATGGGTTCCGTTGCTGCAGTTTACTTGAATCTCTGAAGCTGACCTCTTGTTGTAAAATTGGAGAACTTGGGGATATGTCGCCATTAATTCGGCTTCAATACCTGGAAATTAGAGACTGTGACAGGGCTTCATATGAACTAAAGGGATTAGCCAGTCTTCCTTGTTTAAAGGAAGTTATTACTGACAGATTGTTACCTCAAGGCTTGGGAAGACGCAGTCCACTTTGCAAGGCACTTCAGACATTATACTTGTCGACACAGGCAGCAGGAAACCGTCTTCCCATTCAGCTTCAATATTTAGTGGCACTGAAAGAACTGCATATCAATGATTTTCAAAGTCTGGAGATATTACCTGATTGGCTTGGGAAGTTGACATCTCTTTCTTCACTCACCCTTGTTTGCTTGCCAAAGTTGAAGCAAATGCCTTCGCCACGTGCAATCCAATGTCTctccaatttgcaagttttacgTTTCTGGAAATGCCCTCTTTTAGAGGAACAAATTAACCTAAAACATGGAGAATGGTTCAAAATTAAGCATATCCCTTTATCCTCTTTTGAGTCCAACTAA
- the LOC130797976 gene encoding 50S ribosomal protein L17, chloroplastic: MACSSSTAWSMATLKSALPLVPSVPVLNKLPISATCSNSSSKTRRMRLSLRNSKPLLPQYSGLSALCPLVSPVPSGLENSGFDSLLRIVDNGGRIYAMRHGRRVPKLSRPPDQRRALLRALTTQLLKHGRIKTTRARASAVRKYVDKMITLAKDGSLHKRRQALGFIYEKQIVHALFAEVPDRYGDRNGGYTRIIRTLPRRGDNAPMAYIELV, translated from the exons AtggcttgttcatcttcaacagCATGGAGCATGGCAACTCTAAAATCAGCCCTGCCTTTAGTTCCTTCTGTTCCTGTGTTGAACAAGTTGCCCATTTCGGCTACCTGTAGTAATTCTTCTTCCAAGACGCGTAGAATGAGACTATCATTGCGCAATTCTAAGCCTCTCCTACCACAATACAGTGGCCTCAGTGCTCTTTGCCCTCTTGTCTCACCAGTTCCTTCTGGTTTAG AAAATTCTGGCTTCGATAGTCTTCTAAGAATTGTTGATAATGGGGGTCGAATCTATGCTATGAGGCACGGAAGGCGAGTGCCTAAACTCAGCAGACCCCCAGATCAGCGACGTGCACTTCTCCGTGCACTGACAACTCAGCTTCTTAAGCATGGACGTATTAAGACTACAAGAGCCAGAGCAAGTGCTGTGAGAAAGTATGTCGACAAAATGATTACCTTGGCTAAGGACGGCTCACTTCACAAAAGAAGGCAAGCACTTGGATTTATATACGAGAAGCAGATCGTACATGCCTTATTTGCCGAGGTGCCAGATAGGTATGGTGATAGAAATGGAGGATACACTAGAATCATCAGGACTCTACCAAGGCGAGGGGACAATGCCCCCATGGCGTACATTGAGCTTGTTTAG
- the LOC130797978 gene encoding UPF0481 protein At3g47200-like, translated as MEDQINGVATSIRNKMGYIPSYRTHNHNHCIYKVPQYIRKENEESYRPSLIAIGPIYHGDPTLQAMEELKLQHLHWFLQEGNNADNMEHYINVVCEWEEEARSYYAHKISVSSNDFVEMLLIDAVFMIVLFMWSNSQLLLESHPMENKAQFLLILESDLFCEENQLPFFVLERLYDIAFGRTIFPNSTFSLVTAVFLSKSWYRESGPSETEIEQQLSLSRASKINHLLDFVRIAYLPTKLREQFPCNRSKVDPQFPLTATELKAAGIKFMEGKGRMLDISFDNGVLKIPKLIFRDSTESVLRNMAFYEQCHHFHDTYFVDYFRFLGKLVKTAGDVQILVQSGVLLNWLGSDEEVANVLHKSSKNIILNHQNFYYFDVSRELNAHANTSWNRWKTILRRDYFSHP; from the coding sequence ATGGAAGATCAAATCAATGGGGTAGCAACTTCAATACGGAACAAGATGGGGTATATACCCTCTTATCGTACCCATAACCATAATCACTGCATTTATAAGGTACCTCAATATATCCGCAAGGAAAATGAAGAATCTTATCGACCTTCCCTTATTGCAATTGGCCCTATTTACCACGGAGATCCAACCTTGCAAGCTATGGAAGAGCTAAAATTGCAGCATCTTCATTGGTTCCTGCAAGAAGGTAACAATGCAGATAACATGGAGCATTACATTAATGTTGTATGCGAATGGGAGGAGGAAGCGCGTTCCTATTATGCACACAAGATAAGTGTTTCAAGCAATGACTTTGTTGAGATGTTACTCATTGATGCTGTGTTCATGATTGTCTTGTTTATGTGGTCGAATTCTCAGTTGTTACTTGAATCCCATCCTATGGAAAATAAAGCACAATTTTTGCTTATCCTTGAATCCGACttattttgtgaagaaaatcaACTCCCTTTCTTCGTTCTAGAGCGTCTGTATGACATAGCATTCGGTAGAACTATTTTCCCTAATTCGACATTCTCTCTTGTCACTGCAGTTTTCTTAAGCAAAAGTTGGTATCGTGAGAGTGGCCCATCAGAAACTGAAATCGAACAGCAATTATCATTATCTCGGGCATCAAAAATCAATCATTTACTTGATTTTGTAAGGATCGCCTATTTACCTACAAAGCTTCGAGAACAATTTCCCTGCAATAGAAGCAAAGTAGACCCACAGTTTCCTTTGACTGCCACAGAGTTAAAAGCAGCTGGAATCAAATTCATGGAAGGGAAAGGTAGAATGCTTGATATCAGCTTCGACAATGGAGTCCTAAAGATACCGAAACTAATATTTCGTGATAGCACTGAATCCGTCTTACGGAACATGGCTTTCTATGAGCAATGCCATCATTTTCATGATACATACTTTGTTGATTATTTTCGATTTCTTGGTAAGTTGGTAAAAACTGCAGGAGATGTTCAAATTCTTGTTCAGAGTGGAGTACTCCTCAATTGGCTTGGAAGTGATGAAGAGGTGGCTAATGTCCTCCATAAAAGTTCCAAGAATATAATTTTGAATCATCAAAACTTCTATTATTTTGATGTTTCAAGAGAATTGAATGCTCATGCTAATACCTCATGGAATCGATGGAAGACGATATTGCGAAGGGACTATTTTAGTCATCCATGA
- the LOC130797979 gene encoding SNAP25 homologous protein SNAP33-like: MIGIKNSPLHRFAKPSSAGPKVSNKASNNPFDSDDESDKKPTRGSPAKASSAPLKNLPTSSVTNPFDDDFDNREREETSNTSKYTFSYAQRNKYKNDFYDSGGVDNQSVEELENYAAYKAEETTKTVDNCLRIAEGIREDATKTLVTLHQQGEQIRRTHEEAVNMDYDLSRGEKLLGSLGGLFSKTWKPKKTAPVKGPIMLRDDPVWSKGNHLEQRERLGLSSVPNGRSKSRTPPPEPTNATQKVQVEKLKQDDALSDLSDLLGELKVMAQDMGSEIERQNKSLNHLDDDVVVLNDRVKYANQRGRKLIGK; the protein is encoded by the exons ATGATTGGTATCAAGAACTCACCATTGCATAGGTTTGCTAAGCCTAGTTCTGCTGGTCCAAAGGTTTCTAATAAGGCGAGCAATAACCCATTTGATTCTGATGATGAGTCTGATAAGAAGCCTACTCGAGGATCCCCTGCAAAAGCTTCTTCTGCACCATTGAAGAATTTGCCTACTTCTAGTGTGACTAACCcttttgatgatgattttgatAATAGAGAGAGAGAAGAGACTTCTAACACCTCTAAGTATACCTTTTCTTATGCTCAAAGGAACAAATACAAAAATGATTTCTATGACTCAGGAGGTGTAGACAATCAAAGTGTGGAGGAATTAGAAAATTATGCGGCGTACAAAGCTGAAGAGACGACAAAGACTGTTGATAACTGTTTGAGGATTGCTGAAGGTATAAGAGAGGATGCTACCAAGACATTAGTCACCCTCCATCAGCAAGGTGAGCAAATTAGAAGAACCCATGAGGAGGCTGTAAATATGGATTACGATTTAAGTCGG GGGGAGAAGCTTTTAGGAAGTCTTGGGGGGCTGTTTTCTAAGACGTGGAAGCCAAAGAAGACTGCTCCAGTCAAAGGTCCTATCATGTTAAGAG ATGATCCTGTTTGGAGCAAGGGTAACCACTTAGAACAGAGGGAGAGGCTAGGATTGTCATCTGTGCCAAATGGGCGTTCAAAGTCTAGGACTCCACCACCTGAACCCACAAATGCTACGCAAAAAGTTCAG GTGGAAAAACTGAAGCAAGATGATGCCCTATCCGACTTGAGTGATCTTCTAGGCGAGCTGAAGGTTATGGCTCAGGACATGGGTTCTGAAATCGAACG GCAAAACAAATCACTGAACCATTTAGATGATGATGTGGTAGTCTTGAATGATAGAGTTAAATATGCCAACCAACGCGGCCGGAAGTTAATCGGGAAATGA